From the genome of Stigmatella aurantiaca, one region includes:
- a CDS encoding chemotaxis protein CheB, with translation MSTRALRILIAEDSPTVRRRLVDAFSADAGCMVAAETADGDRAFELCQRLRPDVVALDLALPKVNGVELTRRIMAHCPTPIVVFSSPENRARGLHLLDALSAGAVDGMERPLRTTTEDWMVELLARVKLAARVPSITHPLGRLKLEPEPPRDLPARAVVMGASTGGPAAVKDILQRLPRDFSLPILLVMHLSEQFELSMVEWLGKYSPLPVRQAVDGEVLPSMCRPALVLARANRHLILSEGLLRLTDGPERHSCRPSVDVLFESAARELGGRAIGCLLTGMGRDGAEGMDALRRSGAVTLAQDEASSVVFGMPREAIRLGAARHVVGLQDIPGWLAALARRRPERGQA, from the coding sequence ATGAGCACGCGCGCCCTGCGCATCCTCATCGCCGAGGATTCACCGACGGTGCGGCGCCGGCTGGTGGATGCCTTCTCGGCGGATGCGGGGTGCATGGTGGCCGCGGAGACCGCTGACGGGGACCGGGCCTTCGAGCTATGTCAGCGGCTGCGCCCGGACGTGGTGGCGTTGGACCTGGCGCTGCCCAAGGTGAACGGCGTGGAGCTGACCCGGCGCATCATGGCCCACTGTCCCACCCCCATCGTCGTCTTCTCCTCGCCGGAGAACCGCGCCCGGGGCCTGCACCTGCTGGATGCGCTGAGCGCCGGCGCGGTGGACGGCATGGAGCGGCCCTTGCGCACCACCACCGAGGACTGGATGGTGGAGCTGCTCGCCCGGGTGAAGCTCGCCGCGCGCGTGCCCTCCATCACCCACCCCCTGGGGCGCCTGAAGCTGGAGCCGGAGCCGCCCCGGGACTTGCCCGCGCGCGCCGTGGTGATGGGCGCCTCGACGGGCGGCCCCGCCGCGGTGAAGGACATCCTCCAGCGGCTGCCCCGGGACTTTTCCCTGCCCATCCTGCTGGTGATGCACCTGTCCGAGCAGTTCGAGCTGTCCATGGTGGAGTGGCTGGGCAAGTACTCGCCCCTGCCGGTGCGCCAGGCGGTGGACGGCGAGGTGCTGCCGTCCATGTGCCGGCCGGCGCTGGTGCTGGCCCGGGCCAACCGCCACCTGATACTCAGCGAGGGGCTCCTGCGGCTGACGGATGGGCCGGAGCGCCACTCGTGCCGGCCCTCGGTGGACGTGCTCTTCGAGTCCGCGGCGCGCGAGCTGGGAGGCAGGGCCATCGGCTGCCTGCTCACGGGCATGGGGCGGGATGGGGCCGAGGGGATGGATGCGCTGCGGCGCTCCGGGGCGGTGACGCTGGCCCAGGACGAGGCCAGCTCAGTGGTGTTCGGCATGCCGCGCGAGGCCATCCGCCTGGGCGCGGCCAGACACGTGGTTGGATTACAGGACATTCCCGGGTGGCTCGCCGCGCTCGCGCGCCGGCGCCCGGAGCGAGGACAGGCATGA
- a CDS encoding response regulator has translation MKPRVLIVDDSATVRADLRVVLGAAGFSTLLCGGIGGARKALSEERFDLVILDVLLQDGDGVDLLMEMRAHERTSQVPVLLLSSESAVGARLRGLSEGASDYVGKPYDSAFVVKRARELIQSRPPPPPKAPEAEPPLVAAARRRRLLVVDDSPTFLQAVVEELRQDGHDLIPARSAEEALPLLEAQPVDCVLMDLMLPGMDGISATRLIRSRPGLASVPVLMFTSRFESQKMAEALNAGVDAFCPKASDLGLLRAQVRNMLRRQSPEGEASAPAKPAAAAKPPEAGALLERVVARSGLSPVIASSTIARACRRASVEPQQLSPVSLTQALPFIRDALRVFLTENETRQRMADIEELTRDAHLAVV, from the coding sequence ATGAAGCCCAGGGTACTCATCGTGGACGACAGCGCGACCGTGCGGGCGGACCTGCGCGTGGTGCTCGGCGCCGCGGGGTTCTCCACCCTCTTGTGCGGCGGCATTGGCGGGGCGCGCAAGGCCCTGTCCGAGGAGCGCTTCGACCTGGTCATCCTCGATGTCCTCCTGCAGGACGGCGACGGGGTGGACCTGCTCATGGAGATGCGCGCGCACGAGCGCACCTCCCAGGTGCCCGTGCTGCTGCTCTCCTCCGAGTCCGCCGTGGGCGCGCGCCTGCGCGGCCTGAGCGAGGGCGCCAGCGACTACGTGGGCAAGCCGTACGACTCCGCCTTCGTGGTGAAGCGCGCGCGCGAGCTCATCCAGTCGCGCCCCCCGCCGCCGCCCAAGGCCCCCGAGGCCGAGCCGCCGCTGGTGGCCGCCGCGCGCCGCCGCCGCCTGCTGGTGGTGGACGACAGCCCCACGTTCCTCCAGGCGGTGGTGGAGGAGCTGCGCCAGGACGGGCATGACCTCATCCCCGCGCGCTCCGCGGAGGAGGCGCTGCCGCTGCTGGAGGCGCAGCCCGTGGACTGCGTGCTGATGGACCTGATGCTGCCGGGCATGGACGGCATCTCCGCCACGCGCCTCATCCGCTCGCGGCCGGGGCTCGCCTCGGTGCCGGTGCTGATGTTCACCTCGCGCTTCGAGAGCCAGAAGATGGCCGAGGCGCTCAACGCCGGCGTGGACGCGTTCTGCCCTAAGGCCAGTGACTTGGGGCTCCTGCGCGCGCAGGTGCGCAACATGCTCCGCCGCCAGTCCCCGGAAGGGGAGGCCTCCGCGCCCGCCAAGCCGGCCGCGGCCGCCAAGCCCCCCGAGGCCGGCGCGCTGCTGGAGCGCGTGGTGGCCCGCAGCGGCCTGTCGCCCGTGATTGCCTCCTCCACCATCGCCCGCGCCTGCCGCCGGGCCAGCGTGGAGCCGCAGCAGCTCAGCCCCGTCTCCCTCACCCAGGCGCTGCCCTTCATCCGCGACGCGCTCCGCGTGTTCCTCACCGAGAACGAGACGCGGCAGCGCATGGCGGACATCGAGGAGCTGACGCGCGACGCGCACCTCGCGGTGGTGTAG
- a CDS encoding hybrid sensor histidine kinase/response regulator: MTSVERLEELPAAVSAGLVVLGDESGGVEEAVARCRELHSRRFIPRTHLVVLTARPEAEQEALIRAGADECIPVQGGGWRRRVAAFHRRLAATEGGGAPLAGAVSQRIAPEIALRALLASTTSDLGHDFFRTLVMHLANSFGVTSALVGELQPERDSLRTLAFWLNGRFEENVTYRLQGTPCHNAVLSSLCHYRDGVATRFPEDAMLMDLGMRGYLGAALKNSRGDAIGVLAILHGEPLDLGTLDRALLEALAARAGAELERIRTQEALERARDFLRNTLDAVPDPLFVADRAHRFVAVNRAFCGFMRRSAEQLLGSSYHDFLPAREADDGWRLDELAFTSGQPMEREETLSSISGTTRTLVTKRAVFAEAPGQPFLVVTIRDITDHRRLETQLRLADRMVSVGTMAAGVAHEINNPLAYVCSNLSYLGNVLAQGVPPAESLPELREVVAETEEGIGRVRAIVQDLKAFARSDEDRVGPVDVHQVMEGALRLVRNELSYRVRVVRALDAVPAVRGNEGRLGQVLVNLLVNAVQAFPKADLDQNRIRLATRCEGANWVVVEVEDNGPGMEQEVLERIFDPFFTTKPVGVGTGLGLAICHSIVHSMGGQIDVRSRRGHGSVFRVLLPIFQGEDVVLPALPVRQEHEAPRRRLLLIDDEPAVGTSVRRLLQGVHEVHAVQDAREALSLLSRGEQYDAILCDVVMPGMSGVDFLRELEQREPLMARRTGLMSGGTFSTQAREFVAARASDLLEKPFEPERLRTFVARLLA; encoded by the coding sequence GTGACGAGCGTTGAGCGGTTGGAGGAGTTGCCCGCGGCGGTGTCCGCAGGGTTGGTGGTACTGGGGGATGAGAGTGGGGGCGTGGAGGAGGCCGTGGCCAGGTGCCGCGAGCTGCACTCGCGACGCTTCATCCCCCGCACACACTTGGTGGTTCTCACGGCACGGCCCGAGGCGGAGCAGGAAGCGCTCATCCGGGCGGGGGCCGACGAATGCATTCCGGTTCAAGGTGGCGGGTGGCGCAGGCGCGTGGCGGCCTTCCACCGGCGTCTGGCGGCCACGGAGGGCGGCGGTGCGCCCCTGGCAGGGGCCGTCTCGCAGCGCATCGCTCCCGAGATCGCGCTCCGGGCCCTGCTGGCCAGCACCACGTCGGACCTGGGGCATGACTTCTTTCGCACGCTGGTGATGCACCTGGCCAACTCGTTCGGCGTCACCAGCGCGCTGGTAGGCGAGCTGCAGCCGGAGCGCGACTCGCTGCGCACCCTGGCCTTCTGGCTCAACGGCCGCTTCGAGGAGAACGTCACCTACAGGCTTCAGGGCACGCCCTGCCACAACGCGGTGCTCAGCTCGCTGTGCCACTACCGGGACGGGGTGGCCACGCGCTTTCCCGAGGACGCGATGCTGATGGACCTGGGCATGCGCGGCTACCTGGGCGCGGCGCTCAAGAACTCGCGCGGGGATGCCATCGGCGTGCTGGCCATTCTCCATGGCGAGCCCCTGGACCTGGGGACGCTGGACCGGGCCCTGCTGGAGGCGCTGGCGGCGCGCGCGGGCGCGGAGCTGGAGCGCATCCGCACTCAGGAGGCGCTGGAGCGCGCGCGGGACTTCTTGCGCAACACGCTGGACGCGGTGCCGGATCCGCTCTTCGTGGCGGACCGGGCGCACCGCTTCGTGGCGGTCAACCGCGCCTTCTGCGGCTTCATGCGCCGCAGCGCCGAGCAACTGCTGGGCAGCAGCTACCATGACTTCCTGCCCGCGCGCGAGGCGGACGACGGCTGGCGGCTGGATGAGCTGGCCTTCACCTCCGGCCAGCCCATGGAGCGCGAGGAGACGCTGAGCTCGATTTCGGGCACCACGCGCACCCTGGTCACCAAGCGCGCCGTCTTCGCCGAGGCGCCGGGCCAGCCCTTCCTGGTGGTCACCATCCGGGACATCACCGACCACCGGCGCCTGGAGACGCAGCTGCGGCTGGCTGACCGCATGGTCTCGGTGGGGACCATGGCGGCCGGCGTGGCGCACGAAATCAACAACCCGCTGGCCTACGTCTGCTCGAACCTCTCCTACCTGGGCAACGTGCTGGCCCAGGGGGTGCCGCCGGCCGAGTCCTTGCCGGAGCTGCGCGAGGTGGTGGCCGAGACGGAAGAGGGCATTGGCCGGGTGCGCGCCATCGTGCAGGACCTGAAGGCCTTCGCGCGCTCGGACGAGGACCGCGTGGGCCCGGTGGACGTGCACCAGGTGATGGAGGGCGCGCTGCGGCTGGTGCGCAACGAGCTGTCCTACCGGGTCCGGGTGGTGCGCGCGCTGGACGCGGTGCCCGCGGTGCGCGGCAACGAGGGCCGGCTGGGGCAGGTGCTGGTGAACCTGCTGGTGAATGCCGTGCAGGCCTTCCCCAAGGCGGACCTGGACCAGAACCGCATCCGCCTGGCCACCCGGTGCGAGGGGGCCAACTGGGTGGTGGTGGAGGTGGAGGACAACGGGCCGGGGATGGAGCAGGAGGTGCTCGAGCGCATCTTTGATCCGTTCTTCACCACCAAGCCGGTGGGCGTGGGCACGGGGCTGGGGCTGGCCATCTGCCACTCCATCGTCCACTCCATGGGCGGGCAGATCGACGTGCGGAGCCGGCGCGGGCACGGCAGCGTGTTCCGCGTGCTGCTGCCCATCTTCCAGGGCGAGGACGTGGTGCTGCCGGCGCTGCCGGTGCGCCAGGAGCACGAGGCGCCCCGGCGGAGGCTCCTGCTCATCGACGACGAGCCGGCGGTGGGCACCTCGGTGCGGCGGCTCCTGCAGGGGGTGCACGAGGTGCACGCGGTGCAGGACGCGCGCGAGGCGCTGAGCCTGCTGTCGCGCGGCGAGCAGTACGACGCCATCCTCTGCGACGTGGTGATGCCGGGCATGAGCGGGGTGGACTTCCTGCGCGAGCTGGAGCAGCGCGAGCCGCTGATGGCGCGGCGCACGGGGCTGATGTCCGGCGGGACGTTCTCCACGCAGGCGCGCGAGTTCGTCGCCGCGCGCGCCAGTGACTTGCTGGAGAAGCCCTTCGAGCCGGAGCGGCTGCGCACCTTCGTGGCGCGGCTGCTGGCCTGA
- a CDS encoding YbaY family lipoprotein — translation MIQAKPVIMGCLAALALSACASKGAATREGAPAQAPEASTPAAPPPPAEAEAPAAPPPAPHFQVTGEVLYRERIALTPAAVVKVEVVESGSNKEGGVIAEQSFANPGQVPIPFSVDVAPERVRPESSYFLRARILDGGRVYSSTEPIPVLTQGNKSNGVQVRVRQGG, via the coding sequence ATGATTCAAGCCAAGCCGGTCATCATGGGATGTCTCGCCGCGCTCGCGTTGAGCGCTTGTGCCTCGAAGGGGGCGGCCACCCGCGAGGGTGCGCCCGCCCAGGCCCCGGAGGCCTCCACCCCGGCGGCGCCGCCCCCCCCGGCGGAGGCGGAGGCCCCCGCGGCGCCCCCGCCCGCGCCCCACTTCCAGGTGACGGGCGAGGTGCTCTACCGCGAGCGCATCGCGCTCACGCCCGCGGCGGTGGTGAAGGTCGAAGTGGTGGAGTCGGGCTCGAACAAGGAGGGTGGGGTGATCGCCGAGCAGTCCTTCGCCAACCCGGGCCAGGTGCCCATCCCCTTCTCGGTGGACGTGGCCCCGGAGCGGGTCCGGCCGGAGTCGAGCTACTTCCTGCGGGCGCGCATCCTGGACGGGGGGCGGGTCTACTCCTCCACCGAGCCCATTCCGGTGCTCACCCAGGGCAACAAGAGCAACGGCGTACAGGTGCGCGTGCGCCAGGGGGGCTGA
- a CDS encoding M90 family metallopeptidase: protein MSGLFRSFRRRRLLRRPFPPEWLGYLERRAPFFRKLAPEPRERLLGLLKVFAWEKEFIGAGGFTVTDEVRAVVSATAARLVLYLDLSYYDRLREVIVYPDAFRIPDRTGTVLGEAKHWGTVILSWQSVITGLADPNDGHATATHEFAHVLDREDGAFDGTPHLRRYSHYSAWASVMDGHFQKLRQGQRAERQVMDDYGSVNEAEFFAVATESFFEKPRQMREKTPDLYEELKRFYGWDPASTPP from the coding sequence ATGTCCGGACTGTTCCGCTCCTTCCGGCGCCGCCGCCTGCTGCGCCGCCCCTTCCCCCCCGAGTGGCTCGGCTACCTGGAGCGGCGCGCCCCCTTCTTCCGGAAGCTGGCGCCCGAGCCCCGCGAGCGGCTGCTCGGCCTGCTCAAGGTGTTCGCCTGGGAGAAGGAGTTCATCGGCGCGGGCGGCTTCACCGTCACCGACGAGGTGCGCGCCGTGGTCTCCGCCACCGCCGCCCGCCTGGTGCTGTACCTGGATCTCTCCTATTACGACCGGCTGCGCGAGGTCATCGTCTACCCCGATGCCTTCCGCATCCCCGACCGCACGGGCACCGTGCTCGGCGAGGCGAAGCACTGGGGCACCGTCATCCTCTCCTGGCAGTCGGTGATTACTGGCCTGGCAGACCCGAACGATGGCCACGCCACCGCCACGCACGAGTTCGCCCACGTGCTGGACCGGGAGGACGGTGCCTTCGACGGCACGCCCCACCTGCGGCGCTACTCGCACTACAGCGCCTGGGCCTCGGTGATGGACGGGCACTTCCAGAAGCTGCGCCAGGGCCAGCGCGCCGAGCGCCAGGTGATGGATGACTACGGCAGCGTCAACGAGGCGGAGTTCTTCGCCGTGGCCACCGAGTCCTTCTTCGAGAAGCCGCGCCAGATGCGCGAGAAGACGCCGGACCTCTACGAGGAGCTGAAGCGCTTCTACGGGTGGGACCCCGCCAGCACCCCGCCCTGA
- a CDS encoding PAS domain-containing protein, with protein MFTRLSMDKNETSHAPPAQLPLGAFIRTQRSHILKDWEQSVRQLPHAQGLSRPRLLDHLPELLERIANVVETVHTGGNASLDDMPELHALERLDSGYDLDEVAEEYAQLRACILHFYSDYVKSGGAESMALAMREMVSFNRTFDEAVAAAVSRYAQARERTLVALDRISEAALGTENLDTFLPKLLRVMLETTEAVDSVTLLLREDDTLRVRASVGLGEALAQGFSMKVGEGFAGRIAAQQRPLEVRSAATDPLVKSGALRTLGTRALYGVPLMYGGEVIGVAHMGSRTAFEFSNEDKLLFRAMVSRATGLLVQAWLADREQEARAEAEAQKQLLNLIIEQSGEAIIMADAQGVVRIVNAEAKRQECCGLKQVGPSAWQEVGGQLTEDEQPLKQGEFFIRRALEGEAVTDARWKARRKDGVIRTFSGTASPLRRPDGALAGAVLTARDETERLHRERERTETLALLDLMLAAAPMGMAFLDRELRYVRVNASLARSNGHSVEEHLGKTVAEVIPGYAPRFEPLLRRVLETGEALRGYEFSGPDAGTPLGPLHHWVVDYFPVRTGAGEILGIGCVVINITERKQQEEQLRKTAEFRERFMGVVSHDLRNPLNAILLSANALLRADGVHANHTKVARRIVTSGERMVRMIGELLDFTRGRLGGGIPVHPRASHLRHLCRQVIEELEISHPGRELRLRADGDFQGTWDPDRLTQLLDNLGKNALDYSPAHAPVALTLTDQGDTLQLDIHNDGPPIPAALLPNIFEPFRRAVAGDAHPTSGLGLGLFIVQQIAQAHGGTVSVASREGQGTLFTVRLPRHALPAPPDFPL; from the coding sequence GTGTTCACACGCCTGTCCATGGATAAAAACGAGACTTCCCACGCGCCCCCCGCGCAGTTGCCCCTGGGAGCGTTCATCCGGACCCAGCGCTCTCACATCCTCAAGGACTGGGAGCAGTCGGTCCGCCAGCTTCCCCACGCCCAGGGGCTGTCGCGGCCCCGGCTGCTGGACCACCTGCCGGAGCTGCTGGAGCGGATCGCCAACGTCGTGGAGACCGTGCACACGGGCGGCAACGCCTCGCTCGACGACATGCCGGAGCTCCACGCGCTGGAGCGGCTGGACTCGGGCTACGACCTGGACGAGGTCGCCGAGGAGTACGCCCAGCTCCGGGCCTGCATCCTCCACTTCTACAGCGACTACGTGAAGTCGGGCGGCGCGGAGTCCATGGCGCTGGCGATGCGCGAGATGGTGTCCTTCAACCGGACGTTCGACGAGGCCGTGGCCGCCGCCGTCTCCCGGTATGCCCAGGCGCGCGAGCGGACGCTGGTGGCGCTCGACCGCATCTCCGAGGCCGCGCTCGGCACCGAGAACCTGGACACCTTCCTGCCCAAGCTGCTGCGCGTCATGCTGGAGACCACCGAGGCGGTGGACAGCGTCACCCTGCTCCTGCGGGAGGATGACACCCTGCGCGTCCGCGCCTCGGTGGGCCTGGGCGAAGCGCTGGCCCAGGGTTTCAGCATGAAGGTGGGCGAGGGCTTCGCCGGCCGCATCGCCGCCCAGCAGCGGCCCCTGGAGGTGCGCTCGGCAGCCACGGATCCGCTGGTGAAGAGCGGGGCCCTGCGCACCCTGGGCACGCGCGCGCTCTACGGGGTGCCGCTGATGTACGGCGGCGAGGTCATCGGCGTGGCCCACATGGGCAGCCGCACCGCCTTCGAGTTCTCCAACGAGGACAAGCTGCTCTTCCGCGCCATGGTGAGCCGCGCCACGGGCCTGCTCGTCCAGGCGTGGCTCGCCGACAGAGAGCAGGAGGCCCGGGCCGAGGCCGAGGCGCAGAAGCAGCTGCTCAACCTCATCATCGAGCAGAGCGGCGAGGCCATCATCATGGCGGATGCGCAGGGCGTGGTGCGCATCGTCAACGCCGAGGCCAAGCGCCAGGAGTGCTGCGGGCTGAAGCAGGTGGGCCCCTCCGCGTGGCAGGAGGTGGGCGGCCAGCTCACGGAGGACGAGCAGCCCCTGAAGCAGGGCGAGTTCTTCATCCGCCGCGCCCTCGAGGGCGAGGCCGTCACCGATGCCCGGTGGAAGGCGCGGCGGAAGGATGGGGTGATTCGCACCTTCAGCGGCACCGCGTCCCCCTTGCGCCGGCCGGACGGCGCGCTGGCCGGCGCGGTGCTCACCGCCCGCGACGAGACGGAGCGGCTGCACCGGGAGCGCGAGCGCACCGAGACGCTGGCGCTCCTGGACCTGATGCTCGCGGCGGCCCCCATGGGCATGGCGTTCCTGGACCGGGAGCTGCGCTACGTGCGGGTCAACGCGTCCCTGGCCCGCTCCAATGGCCATTCCGTGGAGGAGCACCTGGGCAAGACCGTGGCCGAGGTCATCCCCGGGTACGCGCCCCGCTTCGAGCCCCTGCTGCGGCGGGTGCTGGAGACGGGCGAGGCGCTGCGCGGCTACGAGTTCAGCGGCCCGGATGCGGGCACCCCCTTGGGCCCCCTGCACCACTGGGTGGTGGACTACTTCCCGGTGCGCACCGGGGCCGGGGAGATACTCGGCATCGGCTGCGTCGTCATCAACATCACCGAGCGCAAGCAGCAGGAGGAGCAGCTGCGCAAGACGGCGGAGTTCCGCGAGCGCTTCATGGGCGTCGTCTCCCACGACTTGCGCAACCCGCTCAACGCCATCCTCCTGTCCGCCAATGCGCTGCTGCGCGCCGACGGCGTGCATGCCAACCACACCAAGGTGGCCCGGCGCATCGTGACCAGCGGCGAGCGCATGGTGCGCATGATTGGCGAGCTGCTCGACTTCACCCGCGGCAGGCTGGGCGGCGGCATTCCCGTCCACCCGCGGGCCAGCCACCTGCGCCACCTGTGCCGCCAGGTCATCGAGGAGCTGGAGATCAGCCACCCGGGCCGGGAGCTGCGGCTGCGGGCGGACGGGGACTTCCAGGGGACGTGGGACCCGGACCGGCTCACGCAGCTGCTGGACAACCTGGGCAAGAACGCGCTCGACTACAGCCCCGCCCACGCCCCGGTGGCGCTCACCCTCACCGACCAGGGGGACACGCTCCAGCTCGACATCCACAACGACGGGCCCCCCATCCCCGCGGCCCTGCTGCCCAACATCTTCGAGCCCTTCCGAAGGGCCGTGGCGGGGGATGCCCACCCGACCTCGGGCCTGGGGCTGGGCCTCTTCATCGTCCAGCAAATCGCCCAGGCCCACGGGGGCACCGTCTCGGTGGCCTCCCGGGAGGGACAGGGGACCCTCTTCACCGTGCGCCTGCCCCGGCACGCCCTCCCGGCGCCCCCGGACTTCCCGCTCTAG
- a CDS encoding MXAN_5453 family MXYO-CTERM-anchored protein, protein MRSLLIPTVLLGGALAARPALAELPDYTLQIQARINLAGNPSGAYNLEPGNLLPGSYHVPLTLDRQLAFRLSITPEGRRALWWGQNGVGSRIYLLPELGEDTLSSDPGLNAKGDLAFAVTYSSSNGIYLLNASDPSRVTLVRDPIGANSWDALDLNEAGQLGFRVSFSGVGRAYVRLNPVVGGGFTTEYLAKEQGVDPASPFFYLYSPGFNDQGQVAGVADRLSAGSGVQELRVWTSEANSQRIAASVAVDPASPVYRFASVQPALSNTGKVAFLGTYRDPEGRNFTTLWLWDGTALKVLAQNGKDGIKEVEFFPPDINDQGLVVFRAFDSAGMRAVWVSDGEAKKRVVSEHDIIPSDLGEARVDQETATSPVFGGSPKLNARGDVTFVAGLAPPDNNQEEWGSGIYVAQSSLPPPGSPDGGTDGGTDADGGPAPDGGPDADGGPGPDGGTDLDGGEEGDDGGPSEPPDAGTDGGSVPTPDAGNGEGDLPESELATGGCGCQSGSAASLGLWMVLGMTHLLGVRRRRSRPVRP, encoded by the coding sequence ATGCGCTCCTTGCTCATCCCGACCGTTCTTCTCGGAGGCGCGCTTGCCGCGCGCCCCGCCCTCGCCGAGCTGCCGGACTACACCTTGCAGATTCAGGCGCGGATCAACCTGGCAGGCAATCCGTCCGGGGCCTACAACCTGGAGCCGGGCAACCTGCTGCCCGGCAGCTACCACGTTCCGCTCACGCTGGACCGTCAACTGGCATTCCGGCTGTCCATCACCCCCGAGGGGCGCCGCGCCCTGTGGTGGGGCCAGAACGGCGTGGGCTCCCGCATCTACCTGCTGCCGGAGCTGGGCGAGGACACGCTGTCGAGCGACCCGGGCCTCAACGCGAAGGGCGACCTTGCCTTCGCGGTGACCTACTCCTCCAGCAACGGCATCTACCTGCTCAACGCGTCGGATCCAAGCCGGGTGACCCTCGTCCGGGATCCGATCGGGGCGAACAGCTGGGACGCGTTGGATCTCAACGAGGCGGGGCAACTGGGCTTCCGCGTCAGCTTCTCGGGGGTGGGCCGCGCCTACGTGCGCTTGAACCCCGTGGTGGGGGGAGGCTTCACCACGGAGTACCTCGCCAAGGAGCAGGGCGTGGATCCGGCGAGCCCCTTCTTCTACCTCTACTCTCCCGGCTTCAATGACCAGGGACAGGTGGCGGGGGTGGCGGACCGGCTGTCCGCGGGCTCCGGGGTCCAGGAGCTTCGGGTGTGGACCTCCGAGGCGAACTCCCAGCGCATCGCCGCGTCGGTGGCCGTGGATCCGGCCTCGCCCGTCTACCGCTTCGCCTCGGTGCAGCCGGCCCTGTCCAACACGGGCAAGGTGGCCTTCCTGGGCACATACCGGGACCCCGAGGGGCGCAACTTCACCACGCTGTGGCTGTGGGATGGCACCGCCCTGAAGGTGCTGGCCCAGAACGGGAAGGATGGCATCAAGGAGGTGGAGTTCTTCCCTCCCGACATCAATGACCAGGGGCTGGTGGTCTTCCGGGCCTTCGACAGCGCGGGGATGCGCGCGGTGTGGGTGAGCGACGGCGAGGCGAAGAAGCGCGTGGTGTCCGAGCACGACATCATCCCCTCGGACCTCGGGGAGGCCCGCGTGGACCAGGAGACGGCCACCTCGCCGGTGTTCGGCGGCTCGCCCAAGCTCAACGCCCGGGGGGATGTCACGTTTGTCGCGGGACTGGCCCCGCCGGACAACAACCAGGAGGAGTGGGGCTCTGGCATCTATGTCGCGCAGTCCTCGCTGCCTCCGCCGGGCTCGCCGGACGGTGGCACGGACGGCGGCACGGACGCGGATGGCGGCCCGGCCCCGGATGGCGGCCCGGACGCGGATGGCGGCCCCGGCCCGGACGGCGGCACGGACCTGGATGGCGGAGAGGAGGGCGATGATGGGGGGCCCTCCGAGCCGCCGGATGCGGGCACGGATGGGGGCTCGGTTCCCACGCCGGACGCAGGCAACGGCGAAGGGGATCTGCCGGAGTCCGAACTGGCGACGGGCGGCTGTGGGTGCCAATCCGGCTCGGCGGCGTCGCTCGGGCTTTGGATGGTATTGGGAATGACGCACCTGCTCGGAGTGCGCCGCCGCCGCTCACGGCCCGTGCGTCCCTAG